The window AGAGTACCGATATTTTAAGGTATATGAGCCAAAGGAAAGGCAGATAATGGCGCTGCCGTTTTATGACAGGGTGGTACAGCACGCCATAAACAACGTGATAGAGCCGATTTTCAGTAGGCGCTTTCTTTACCACTCTTACGCCTGCCGGAAAGAAAAGGGTATGCACAGGGCTTCTGCCACGCTGAAAAGCTGGCTTTACAGCTGGGAAAAGCATAACCCGGATAAACCGCTTTATGCAATTAAGGCAGACATACACCATTATTTTCAAAGTATCGACCACGAAACGCTTAAGGCAGAGATAAGGAACCTGATAAAAGACAAGGCAGCGCTTACCCTTATCGAGAGGATTATAGACCACAACGGAACCATGCCGGACGGGATAGGGATACCCGTAGGGAACCTTACCAGTCAACTATTTGCAAATACTTATCTGAATATCTTAGACCAGTACATAAAGCACGCGCTGGGAGCAAAGTATTACGTCCGATATATGGACGATTTTATAATACTTAGCCCGGACAAGCACCAGCTGCGGGAATGGCTGGCGGAGATTGAGAAGTTTTTAAGGGAACGGCTGAAATTAGAGCTTAACCCGAAAACGGCGATTTTATCAGCGAAGAACGGCATAGATTTTGTGGGATATAAGCATAGGGCGACACACAAGAAAGTAAGGCGCGACAGCATAAAGCGCATGAAGAAAACAATCCGAAATTACCAAAGAGGGGACATTACAAAAGAGCGGTTACAAAAGAGTATTGCAAGCTGGACGGGACACGCAGGCCACGCCGACAGCTACAATTTACGAAAGAAAATAGTAACGCTTGCGGCAGCGGCGGAAAAGAAAGGGGGCGGCGGTTTGTAAATGGCAGGAAAGGCGCTGCTTAAGGTACTGGAAGAACAGCAGGAAATTATACAGCAGCAAAGCAGG of the Luxibacter massiliensis genome contains:
- a CDS encoding reverse transcriptase domain-containing protein encodes the protein MKRISHVKNRNGQLVTLIEAMADYGNIQIAYNKARKCKRYRKDVLIFTKEKEENLERVRRELLELSYEPGEYRYFKVYEPKERQIMALPFYDRVVQHAINNVIEPIFSRRFLYHSYACRKEKGMHRASATLKSWLYSWEKHNPDKPLYAIKADIHHYFQSIDHETLKAEIRNLIKDKAALTLIERIIDHNGTMPDGIGIPVGNLTSQLFANTYLNILDQYIKHALGAKYYVRYMDDFIILSPDKHQLREWLAEIEKFLRERLKLELNPKTAILSAKNGIDFVGYKHRATHKKVRRDSIKRMKKTIRNYQRGDITKERLQKSIASWTGHAGHADSYNLRKKIVTLAAAAEKKGGGGL